Proteins from one Thalassophryne amazonica chromosome 20, fThaAma1.1, whole genome shotgun sequence genomic window:
- the ppp1r18 gene encoding uncharacterized protein ppp1r18, translated as MSVSSLPEWKQLLLDKKRREEEERERREKEEEQKLASMPAWKRGIIQRRKAKQEVMGDKDREKDRDVCFVPVDFRSSSDGLSDTDSSVTLTVGSDPSLSPDPGHWLDADTKSLCQVSAETIVPIHENPFIRTQSVRRKSRDAEARGNDPDVKEKQKDGHSPRGRDGEPRRGRDIELKIERFRDVSEGRDTEKNRDRSQGRDKTEGWEKEVHEEQNDSRKKEKSQWKESVQDEKKRKEFQKVKKDEEKDTEPSIPAFAPPITCLHTIRANNIIIIGKDRTGSDERRSGWRETEREKPKEDQHGKTGTRMDLREILAGGGSVTEIRASEVLLIKPPAGSEEKNTVIREKAWGREEGECPVDEKRDRESSKEQERPRGQATVIKEAKRERGDDNVFVEKGGRVSQLLSKFGQRRNPPSRSTSSDNFLRPARRKSSENDEDDDEHHQVWMADWRYTAVENVPKRSFSFSDRVICAKENGLDEGYHERKMHDRIHSDKYVAPGLHGTGLWKKETAAKNKLECQRHLTKHGDGISKNDHHTEINKAETLIPIQQKTEVMTCVNAGDRSASEKTDSADGEKGFTVAMVKNREGISFARRVAIRQDGKARASERQVKSAEKEQIVETKTEQEGITEPLVGDIWREEELDRRIPGLVMEASGVCTIPTTSGNDLYSHESSDLLCEVADCAGDSHRQSIPTLSSKQKEDLCKSEQTEETAICGSDEGETSYGAARETTKDSRQEVEIYGENIIHDVTPKLSKRIITPVGIPPGPCGIQIPRTVFYVAEEMMERKTVSSQSEEVQDWKGGRGNEKRDSWRIGKPLSRIESLREKIRQRELERLREKEVQDGDRIEAVEGGDALAALERGSEIEDEWEAATHVCKRVLEPEKGQEGLAAQTSTTASDITRDSSVLKTCPQLPVFAASGEEATSGYATAVLEAIAGSFHVSDDEDDPLKREEEQLSDHTDWQRDRDTTKDEREEEEEELSEKEDGEYTSLLVPSPSLSPCLPQTSSLPAMSRIYNLEAVGSRTGLGLRQRTGEIPSVHLVKVKPIVSNGRLEPRLNETCEAKQLQAVAKHRENKVLSSEDMCGVQSIQRQMEQFQMKEQEAVKSTHFPCTLPDTHLRDQESKGQQSPRGVLMQQVKDSEVKTQQKDQRTSEVSSRISPTSQLTQVPSKQTTSITSASLRSQSPDNSLKLSDYAPTPASSPSSLSPAQSPRESPSSNPSPTHFCIRSASGGKAKRGATITITPKKTARGGVKAVTPTGSTTTKTPALQAQSASAEPPKKKYPTVEEIEVIGGYQNLEKSCLVKNKGSPKKAAKVYFDEDQLEQVCEYPSESSMLACTPYPHDLGNDGKPQAEEPTEEQMEEERVMTKTTKNVWMSTARVLRADEACP; from the coding sequence ATGTCTGTCTCCTCTCTGCCGGAATGGAAGCAACTCCTGCTGGACAagaagaggagagaggaggaggagcgagagaggagagagaaagaggaggagcAGAAGTTGGCCAGCATGCCTGCTTGGAAGCGAGGGATCATCCAGAGGAGGAAGGCAAAACAAGAAGTGATGGGCGACAAAGACAGAGAGAAGGACAGAGATGTTTGTTTTGTTCCGGTGGACTTCAGGTCGTCCTCTGATGGTCTGAGTGACACAGACAGCTCTGTCACGCTCACTGTGGGAAGTGATCCATCGCTTAGTCCAGATCCAGGACACTGGCTGGATGCAGACACCAAATCACTGTGTCAGGTTTCTGCAGAGACCATCGTTCCCATCCATGAAAATCCATTCATTCGCACACAGAGTGTTCGGAGAAAGAGTAGGGATGCTGAGGCTAGAGGAAATGACCCAGATGtcaaagaaaaacagaaagacgGGCATAGCCCCAGAGGCCGTGATGGAGAGCCAAGAAGGGGGAGAGATATTGAGCTGAAAATCGAGAGGTTTAGAGACGTGAGCGAGGGACGAGATACAGAGAAAAACAGGGACAGGAGCCAAGGAAGAGACAAGACTGAGGGATGGGAAAAGGAGGTACACGAGGAGCAAAATGACAGCAGGAAAAAGGAGAAAAGCCAATGGAAAGAGTCAGTCCAAGATGAGAAAAAGAGGAAAGAATTCCAGAAAGTAAAGAAAGACGAGGAGAAAGACACAGAACCTTCCATCCCTGCATTTGCACCCCCGATCACTTGTCTTCACACCATCCGGGCTAACAACATCATCATTATTGGAAAGGATCGGACAGGTAGCGATGAAAGGAGGAGTGGGTggagggagacagagagggagaagcCTAAGGAAGACCAGCATGGGAAAACAGGGACAAGGATGGACCTCAGGGAGATCCTAGCAGGAGGAGGGAGTGTCACTGAGATCCGAGCTTCAGAGGTTCTACTCATAAAGCCGCCTGCCGGCTCTGAAGAAAAGAATACAGTTATCAGAGAAAAGGCTTGGGGTAGAGAAGAGGGAGAGTGCCCTGTGGATGAAAAGAGGGATAGAGAGAGCAGTAAGGAGCAAGAGAGACCTCGGGGTCAAGCAACAGTCATTAAAGAAGCCAAGAGGGAAAGAGGTGATGATAATGTGTTTGTGGAAAAAGGAGGGAGGGTCAGCCAGCTGCTGAGTAAATTCGGACAACGTCGCAATCCTCCATCTCGATCCACGAGTTCAGATAATTTCCTCAGACCTGCCAGGAGAAAATCCTCAGagaatgatgaggatgatgatgagcaCCACCAGGTGTGGATGGCAGATTGGAGATACACAGCGGTAGAAAATGTGCCCAAACGCTCATTTAGCTTCTCTGACCGAGTCATTTGTGCAAAGGAGAATGGGTTGGATGAAGGTTACCATGAGAGAAAAATGCATGATAGGATACACTCGGACAAATATGTGGCCCCGGGGTTACACGGAACAGGCTTGTGGAAAAAGGAAACGGCGGCAAAAAACAAACTTGAATGTCAGCGCCATTTAACCAAACATGGAGATGGAATTTCAAAGAATGACCACCACACAGAAATAAACAAGGCAGAAACACTCATTCCCATTCAACAGAAAACAGAAGTGATGACTTGTGTGAATGCAGGTGACAGGAGTGCGTCAGAGAAGACGGACAGTGCAGACGGAGAGAAGGGCTTCACAGTAGCAATGGTCAAAAACAGAGAGGGAATCTCATTTGCCAGAAGAGTGGCCATCAGGCAGGATGGGAAAGCAAGAGCATCTGAACGACAGGTGAAAAGTGCAGAAAAAGAGCAGATTGTAGAGACAAAGACCGAGCAGGAAGGAATAACTGAACCGCTGGTTGGTGATATTTGGAGAGAAGAGGAACTGGACAGGAGAATCCCGGGTCTTGTCATGGAAGCATCAGGAGTGTGCACCATTCCAACAACATCTGGTAATGATCTCTACAGCCATGAGAGCTCTGATCTTCTCTGTGAAGTAGCAGATTGCGCTGGAGATTCCCACAGACAATCCATTCCAACACTTTCGTCCAAACAGAAAGAGGATCTTTGTAAAAGtgaacaaacagaagaaacagctaTTTGTGGCAGTGATGAAGGAGAAACATCTTATGGGGCTGCTCGTGAAACAACCAAGGATAGCAGACAGGAGGTGGAGATTTACGGCGAGAACATTATTCATGATGTAACCCCCAAGTTGTCAAAAAGGATTATTACCCCTGTGGGGATCCCTCCAGGGCCATGCGGAATTCAAATCCCCAGAACTGTGTTTTATGTTGCAGAGGAAATGATGGAGAGGAAAACTGTGAGCAGCCAAAGTGAGGAGGTGCAAGACTGGAAAGGAGGGAGAGGGAATGAGAAAAGGGATAGTTGGAGAATCGGAAAACCGTTGAGTCGCATTGAATCTCTTAGGGAGAAAATCAGGCAGAGAGAGCTGGAGagattgagagaaaaagaagtacAGGATGGAGACAGGATCGAGGCGGTAGAGGGTGGTGATGCTCTGGCAGCACTTGAGAGGGGAAGTGAAATAGAGGACGAGTGGGAGGCTGCAACTCATGTATGCAAGAGAGTGCTGGAACCAGAGAAGGGACAGGAAGGCCTTGCAGCACAGACATCCACGACTGCGTCTGACATCACGCGGGACAGCAGCGTGTTGAAAACCTGCCCTCAGCTTCCTGTTTTTGCCGCCAGTGGAGAGGAAGCAACAAGCGGTTACGCCACTGCTGTTCTTGAAGCTATCGCCGGCAGCTTCCACGTATCTGATGATGAAGATGACCCACTGAAACGTGAGGAAGAGCAGTTGAGTGACCACACGGACTGGCAGAGAGATCGCGACACCACAAAAGACGAAAGggaagaggaagaagaggagcTCTCAGAGAAGGAGGACGGTGAATATACATCGCTTCTTGTTCCTTCACCAAGTCTGTCCCCCTGTCTACCTCAAACCAGCTCTCTTCCAGCCATGAGTCGGATCTACAACTTAGAAGCTGTTGGTTCACGAACAGGTTTGGGTTTGCGGCAGAGGACTGGAGAGATCCCATCAGTGCACCTTGTTAAAGTAAAACCCATTGTGTCAAATGGAAGACTGGAACCACGTCTCAATGAGACATGTGAGGCAAAACAATTACAGGCTGTGGCAAAACATAGAGAAAACAAAGTACTTTCGAGTGAGGACATGTGTGGGGTTCAGTCAATACAACGGCAGATGGAGCAGTTTCAGATGAAAGAGCAGGAAGCGGTGAAGTCTACACATTTTCCTTGCACCTTGCCAGATACACATCTTAGGGACCAAGAGTCAAAAGGGCAGCAAAGCCCCAGAGGAGTGTTAATGCAACAGGTGAAGGACAGTGAGGTGAAGACACAGCAGAAGGACCAGCGAACATCAGAAGTGAGCTCCAGAATATCTCCAACATCTCAGCTCACACAAGTCCCATCGAAACAGACCACTAGCATCACCTCTGCATCTCTCAGGAGCCAGTCCCCGGACAATTCTCTCAAACTCTCTGACTATGCACCCACCCCAGCCTCCTCGCCGAGCTCCCTATCTCCTGCCCAGTCTCCTAGAGAGTCTCCATCATCTAACCCTTCTCCTACACACTTCTGCATCCGGAGTGCCTCTGGAGGAAAAGCAAAGAGAGGTGCCACCATTACAATTACCCCCAAGAAGACTGCCAGAGGAGGAGTGAAAGCGGTCACACCCACAGGGTCCACAACAACAAAGACCCCAGCGCTGCAGGCCCAGAGTGCCTCTGCTGAGCCACCAAAAAAGAAATACCCCACAGTGGAGGAAATAGAAGTGATAGGCGGATATCAGAATCTGGAGAAGTCCTGTTTAGTCAAGAACAAAGGGTCTCCAAAGAAA
- the nrm gene encoding nurim, translated as MASVTVTLRGFSLCAVALITFGFVFITGADFIRFISFGAIYHNITGETTLCQDSVPWSVALRDSSVLGCVAVDVGLLAVFILQHSLLAWSPVKQACQSVLGSLNRTAYCFTTALALQFLMRYWQPVTSAPCLWAVRHAPWSIWFPLICFTLHFLCWAIICSILMIFDYPELMGIKQVYYECLGLGDPLSQKPAAAQRLLSHFRHPVCLELAVVLWLLPTLSLDRLLLSATLSAYVALAHSLDKQDLAYLRLQVNSKMCLFGKPHLISTTADLDKRE; from the exons atggcGTCAGTCACGGTGACGTTACGGGGTTTTTCTCTCTGCGCTGTCGCTCTGATAACGTTTGGGTTTGTCTTCATAACCGGTGCAGACTTTATCCGCTTTATTTCGTTTGGAGCCATTTATCATAACATTACCGGAGAGACGACGTTGTGTCAGG ACTCTGTGCCATGGTCAGTGGCCCTGCGGGACAGCTCTGTCCTCGGGTGTGTGGCTGTGGATGTGGGCCTGCTGGCTGTCTTCATCTTGCAGCACAGTCTTCTTGCCTGGTCTCCTGTCAAACAGGCCTGTCAGTCAGTGCTCGGGTCTCTGAACAGGACCGCATACTGTTTTACTACTGCACTGGCTCTGCAG TTCCTGATGCGTTACTGGCAGCCTGTGACTAGCGCCCCCTGTCTGTGGGCGGTACGCCATGCACCCTGGAGCATATGGTTTCCTCTCATCTGCTTTACTCTGCACTTCCTCTGCTGGGCCATCATCTGCAGCATCCTGATGATTTTTGATTACCCAGAATTAATGGGAATCAAGCAG GTGTACtatgagtgtctgggtttggggGATCCTCTGTCCCAGAAGCCGGCCGCCGCTCAGCGTCTCCTCTCTCACTTCCGCCACCCTGTGTGTCTGGAGCTGGCTGTGGTGCTGTGGCTGCTGCCGACCTTGTCCCTGGACAGACTGCTGCTGTCGGCGACTCTCTCGGCCTATGTGGCCCTggcacactcactggacaaacaAGATTTAGCCTACCTCCGCCTCCAGGTTAACAGCAAGATGTGTCTCTTTGGCAAGCCGCATCTCATCAGCACCACAGCAGACCTGGACAAGCGGGAGTGA